A part of Alkalinema sp. FACHB-956 genomic DNA contains:
- a CDS encoding NYN domain-containing protein, which produces MKPKPIPDRPSVHVFLDVENIPPQQYAYWIRLLAKQYGQINPTRLRAYAVDWRIRKKSKVMLEETGFSTVRVSPGHNAVDNKIFRDCLILSKIRQTLLPEVYILSTGDSDFVPVVDVLHERNHYVVCLTSKHRQASQELIQIVDEHYCLEDLPHLLAEVHQNHKVITVSTPQSIVEKDDPSMESLCGK; this is translated from the coding sequence ATGAAGCCCAAACCGATTCCCGATCGTCCTTCCGTCCATGTATTTCTGGATGTAGAAAATATTCCACCCCAGCAGTATGCCTATTGGATTCGACTGCTCGCGAAGCAGTATGGGCAAATCAATCCCACGCGTCTTAGGGCCTATGCGGTCGATTGGCGGATTCGTAAAAAGTCCAAAGTGATGCTGGAAGAAACCGGATTTTCGACGGTTCGCGTGTCACCCGGTCACAATGCGGTGGACAATAAGATTTTCCGGGATTGTTTAATTCTGTCGAAAATTCGACAAACGCTGCTGCCTGAGGTCTACATTTTATCGACGGGGGATAGTGATTTTGTTCCGGTGGTCGATGTGTTACACGAACGCAATCACTATGTGGTTTGCTTAACCAGTAAACACCGTCAGGCCAGCCAGGAATTAATTCAGATCGTGGATGAACACTATTGCTTAGAAGATCTACCCCACTTGTTAGCCGAAGTTCATCAAAATCACAAGGTCATCACGGTTTCAACGCCCCAATCCATTGTGGAAAAGGATGATCCGTCTATGGAATCCCTCTGTGGGAAATAA
- a CDS encoding polysaccharide biosynthesis tyrosine autokinase has translation MASPIVKRYFLAVNRYKWLLPVGLALGVTGSSLAVSQPDPPPLYTVEAILVANQPATVFSTTGTEIRQPIETFTADSLVTESMLNTVAQKVGLDARRILKSLKVTLPSSESAKDKKAPASGGNNQVQLTYRDTEENRAKQVMQSLAELIVQQSQANNSARLKAVVGSLDQRIPKAKAELRAAEQQLELYDRTEGPALVAAQNGSLSGAISQSETQQRMLGLELERINAEVASLQSKLGLDPNQAYVSSALSADPIIANLRAQIYQIESQLAIAGKDLTPSHPRMVELTQQKAALDEQLQQRAREVMGGNGVAAPFQANVRQDSSLDPKRQEMANQLVALTTQREGIVRQLQLLNRSSQDLRLQLQNLPNKQLARTRLEDQFKLKKALHDQMQAKLIDAKTAEAETVSSLSIAQLAALPIEPKPPKNAPLMILVGGVVGLILGAGVIFLLDMLEGTVYTPEDLRDTLRQQDVPLLGMLPWIPSWENSNRSPLLLKAHSPYGDAYEQFRSTLRLTEGKLPKILLVSSPMVQEGKTTVAYNLAIAAARSGKRTLLIEADLRSPSRSQDLGVMVPAERSREPLRYYSQISDCIQLVPDVENLYIIPSVGVQAQAASILESNEMQRLLEEAQGRFDFVVVDTPSLGQCNDALLLEPYTDGLILVTRPGMSQKSLLTETIEQLNESEDFNLLGAVVNGVEVDVPRPVDTSTAYQPPLEIVQGSPVHDSPEVSSQVEV, from the coding sequence ATGGCTTCTCCGATCGTTAAACGCTATTTCCTGGCTGTTAATCGCTACAAATGGTTGTTACCTGTGGGTTTGGCCCTTGGCGTCACGGGGTCTAGTCTTGCGGTGTCCCAGCCCGATCCACCACCGCTATACACCGTAGAGGCCATTCTGGTTGCCAATCAGCCCGCCACGGTTTTTTCCACCACGGGCACCGAGATCCGCCAACCGATCGAAACCTTTACGGCGGATTCCCTGGTGACGGAATCGATGTTAAACACCGTGGCCCAAAAAGTCGGCTTGGATGCCAGGAGAATTCTCAAGAGTCTAAAAGTCACATTACCCAGCAGCGAATCCGCCAAGGACAAAAAAGCCCCTGCTTCCGGCGGCAATAACCAAGTTCAGCTCACCTATCGAGATACGGAGGAAAATCGTGCTAAGCAAGTCATGCAGAGCTTGGCGGAACTAATTGTCCAGCAAAGTCAGGCGAACAACTCCGCCCGGTTGAAGGCGGTTGTCGGGTCTTTAGATCAACGGATTCCCAAAGCCAAGGCAGAACTGAGAGCGGCAGAGCAACAGTTGGAACTGTACGATCGCACGGAAGGCCCTGCCCTTGTGGCCGCACAGAATGGTAGCTTGAGCGGAGCCATTTCCCAGAGTGAAACCCAGCAGCGCATGTTGGGCTTGGAACTCGAACGCATCAATGCTGAAGTGGCTAGTTTGCAGAGTAAGTTAGGGCTCGATCCCAACCAAGCCTATGTCTCTTCTGCCCTCAGTGCCGATCCCATCATTGCCAATCTGCGGGCCCAAATTTATCAAATTGAGTCGCAATTGGCGATCGCGGGGAAAGACTTGACCCCATCCCATCCCCGCATGGTGGAACTGACCCAGCAAAAGGCGGCCCTAGATGAACAACTCCAGCAGCGTGCCCGCGAAGTCATGGGAGGCAATGGGGTGGCCGCTCCGTTCCAGGCCAATGTTCGCCAAGATAGCAGCCTCGATCCCAAGCGTCAGGAAATGGCGAATCAACTAGTGGCATTGACGACGCAACGGGAAGGCATTGTCCGCCAGCTACAACTGCTGAATCGATCGAGTCAAGATCTGCGCCTCCAGCTCCAAAATTTGCCGAACAAACAACTTGCGAGAACTCGTTTGGAAGATCAGTTCAAGCTCAAAAAAGCGCTGCATGATCAAATGCAGGCCAAACTAATTGACGCCAAAACCGCTGAAGCGGAAACCGTCAGTAGCTTGAGTATTGCCCAACTGGCTGCTTTACCGATCGAGCCGAAGCCGCCTAAAAATGCACCGTTGATGATTCTGGTGGGTGGTGTGGTGGGCTTAATTTTGGGGGCAGGGGTGATTTTCCTGCTGGATATGCTCGAGGGCACGGTCTATACCCCGGAAGATTTGCGGGATACTCTGCGGCAACAGGATGTGCCATTGCTGGGAATGTTGCCTTGGATTCCCAGTTGGGAAAATAGCAATCGTTCTCCCCTCCTTCTCAAAGCCCATTCCCCCTATGGTGATGCCTACGAACAGTTCCGCAGTACCCTGCGACTGACCGAAGGAAAATTACCCAAGATCCTCCTAGTCAGTAGTCCCATGGTCCAGGAAGGCAAAACTACGGTTGCCTATAACCTGGCGATCGCTGCCGCCCGATCGGGTAAACGGACGTTGCTGATTGAAGCCGATTTGCGATCGCCGTCCCGCAGTCAGGACTTGGGGGTGATGGTACCAGCGGAACGATCGCGGGAACCCCTGCGCTATTACAGCCAAATTAGTGATTGCATCCAACTGGTCCCAGATGTGGAAAACCTCTATATCATTCCCAGCGTGGGTGTCCAGGCCCAGGCGGCTTCCATTTTGGAATCCAACGAAATGCAACGATTGCTGGAAGAAGCCCAAGGCCGATTCGATTTTGTGGTCGTAGACACGCCCTCCCTGGGGCAGTGCAACGATGCATTGTTGCTGGAACCTTACACCGATGGACTGATTTTAGTAACTCGGCCAGGAATGAGCCAGAAAAGCCTGTTGACCGAGACGATCGAGCAGTTGAATGAATCCGAAGATTTCAATTTATTGGGAGCCGTGGTGAATGGTGTGGAGGTAGATGTACCGCGTCCAGTGGACACATCAACGGCCTATCAGCCACCCTTGGAGATCGTCCAAGGCTCCCCTGTCCATGACTCCCCAGAAGTTTCCTCCCAGGTAGAGGTCTAG
- a CDS encoding sigma 54-interacting transcriptional regulator has translation MDLTARIDWLRQFTVLGSLSDAALAAMGAAIAELPFQANRRLVLEDTAPAALYILYQGHLESYRTSPNTIAKVVGILPGAVLYLKELLLDQPAEQTTITLDAGVVWQVPRDRLRSIVQQYPEVGQLVSQQLAEALQEVEATLNFERERERALRPYLVPKVRRGIVGASRYAVRLRQDIRKATGDRQPVLIFGEPGLNKDNIAALIHFGSADRHEPLVKLNCNTLQANGADLFGRGNRSGILDWMGRGTLMLNNLEDLPPHLEDSLIQLLETGQYAPVPSNSDSRQNAALPSSDGDEPTGDEPTTNLKVSEARIIMTSEKIVPQVEKCQQARHSIKVPPLRVRKSDIAAQVEYYLSLTCRSRGIAKPKVTPEALRRLQSYDFPGNLTELENLVNRALLQADRAVELTEEVFWPASIKANRFRVNLLNTYPQLRQFLRSDWYPDRINYGLTLTAFALILGVLFLGPQSRDRNFALNIFWDWWWLGSCLIFPFLGRIWCSFCPFMIYGELVQKLSLQWWPRSLKPWPRQEAETVGGWFLFGLFTLILLWEELWNLENTAYLSACLLLLITAGAVIFSLLFERRFWCRYLCPIGGMNGLFAKLSMVELRAKQGICSAACTTYQCYKGGPQKGEGQETGGCPIYSHPAQLQDNKDCVLCMTCLKACPHRSVELNLRPPGIELWTTHQPSYAEVSLLFLLFGAVFLHRLPELQQRLQLDFHLDQFGFHLWASVLALSLPIAIAFTFHTLQKWLNLVGKTRRFLYVAYGYLPLVLGGTTAHYLKLGLAEAGQILPVAFSTFGLATVGVPGFSADPAVIEFLQGSVLVVGWLCSVILTQKIAKQPILKLWPQHAATIGLMALLWSVIVGW, from the coding sequence ATGGATCTGACAGCACGCATTGACTGGTTACGGCAATTCACCGTTTTGGGCAGTTTGTCCGACGCTGCGCTGGCCGCGATGGGGGCAGCGATCGCGGAACTTCCTTTCCAAGCCAATCGCCGACTTGTGTTGGAAGACACGGCACCAGCAGCACTGTATATCCTGTACCAAGGACATCTGGAAAGCTATCGCACCAGTCCCAATACGATCGCAAAGGTGGTGGGGATCTTGCCCGGTGCGGTGTTGTATCTCAAGGAACTGCTGCTGGATCAACCCGCCGAGCAAACGACGATCACGTTAGATGCTGGTGTAGTGTGGCAAGTTCCTCGGGATCGCTTGCGATCGATCGTTCAGCAGTATCCGGAAGTTGGTCAGTTAGTGTCCCAACAATTGGCGGAAGCTTTGCAGGAAGTGGAAGCCACGTTGAATTTTGAGCGGGAACGAGAACGGGCATTACGGCCCTATTTGGTGCCCAAAGTGCGGCGGGGCATTGTGGGCGCGAGTCGCTATGCGGTGCGCTTGCGGCAGGACATTCGGAAAGCGACGGGGGATCGTCAACCCGTGTTGATCTTTGGGGAGCCGGGTCTCAATAAGGACAACATTGCAGCATTGATTCACTTTGGGTCTGCCGATCGCCATGAACCATTGGTGAAGCTGAATTGCAATACCTTACAAGCCAATGGTGCAGACTTATTTGGCCGGGGTAATCGATCGGGGATCCTGGATTGGATGGGCCGGGGCACACTGATGTTGAATAATCTGGAGGATTTGCCCCCCCATCTGGAAGATTCGCTAATTCAGCTATTGGAAACCGGGCAGTATGCACCCGTGCCCAGCAATAGTGACTCTAGGCAAAATGCAGCATTGCCGAGTTCCGATGGAGATGAACCGACTGGGGATGAACCCACGACCAACCTAAAGGTTTCGGAAGCTCGCATCATCATGACTTCCGAGAAAATTGTGCCCCAAGTGGAAAAATGTCAGCAGGCTCGACATTCCATTAAGGTACCACCGCTGCGGGTGCGGAAGTCGGATATTGCAGCGCAGGTGGAATATTACCTCAGCTTGACCTGTCGATCGCGCGGGATAGCGAAGCCCAAAGTTACACCGGAGGCACTGCGGCGATTACAAAGCTACGACTTTCCGGGGAATCTCACGGAATTGGAAAACCTGGTCAATCGGGCTTTGTTGCAAGCGGATAGAGCGGTGGAATTAACCGAAGAAGTGTTTTGGCCAGCCAGTATTAAAGCCAATCGATTTCGGGTGAATTTACTCAATACCTATCCTCAGTTGCGACAATTTTTACGCAGTGATTGGTATCCCGATCGGATTAATTATGGATTGACCTTAACAGCATTTGCCTTGATTCTAGGGGTGTTATTTCTAGGCCCCCAAAGTCGCGATCGGAATTTTGCACTCAATATATTTTGGGACTGGTGGTGGCTGGGCAGTTGCTTAATTTTTCCATTTTTGGGACGGATTTGGTGCTCGTTTTGTCCCTTTATGATCTATGGCGAATTGGTACAAAAACTGTCGTTACAGTGGTGGCCACGATCGCTAAAACCTTGGCCCAGGCAAGAGGCAGAAACCGTGGGTGGCTGGTTTTTGTTTGGCCTGTTCACGCTGATTCTCCTGTGGGAAGAGTTGTGGAATTTGGAAAACACGGCCTATTTATCGGCTTGTCTGCTGTTGTTGATTACGGCAGGTGCAGTGATTTTTTCACTGTTGTTTGAGCGGCGATTTTGGTGCCGCTATTTATGTCCGATCGGGGGCATGAACGGGTTGTTTGCGAAGCTATCGATGGTAGAACTACGGGCCAAACAGGGAATTTGCTCTGCTGCTTGCACAACCTATCAATGCTACAAAGGGGGGCCACAAAAGGGCGAAGGACAGGAAACCGGCGGTTGTCCCATTTATTCCCATCCAGCGCAATTGCAAGATAACAAAGATTGCGTACTCTGCATGACTTGCTTAAAAGCCTGCCCCCATCGATCGGTGGAACTCAATCTGCGGCCCCCCGGGATTGAACTGTGGACCACCCATCAACCCAGTTATGCCGAGGTTTCCCTATTGTTTTTACTGTTCGGAGCTGTGTTTTTACATCGATTACCCGAATTACAGCAACGCTTACAGTTAGATTTCCATTTAGACCAGTTTGGGTTTCACCTCTGGGCTTCCGTCCTAGCATTGAGTTTACCCATTGCGATCGCGTTTACCTTTCATACCTTGCAAAAGTGGCTGAATCTCGTGGGTAAAACGCGGCGGTTCTTGTACGTGGCCTATGGCTATCTGCCCTTGGTCTTAGGAGGAACCACGGCCCATTACCTCAAGTTAGGGCTGGCGGAAGCAGGGCAAATTTTGCCGGTGGCTTTTTCCACCTTTGGCTTAGCCACTGTTGGCGTACCTGGGTTTTCAGCCGATCCAGCGGTAATTGAATTTTTGCAAGGCTCCGTCTTGGTCGTGGGTTGGCTCTGTAGTGTGATTTTGACCCAGAAAATTGCGAAGCAGCCCATCCTTAAACTGTGGCCTCAGCATGCAGCCACGATCGGATTAATGGCTTTGCTGTGGAGTGTGATTGTAGGTTGGTAG
- a CDS encoding glycosyltransferase family 4 protein, protein MKILVLTWEFPPRIVGGIARHVAELYPELVKRGHEIHIVTVQFGEAPAYEEVEGVQVHRVIVGEGHNFFHWVGRMNESMGSFGGQLLIQKRPFDIIHAHDWLVGDSAIALKHHFHIPLVATIHATEYGRNNGIHNDVQRHVSEKERFLAHEAWRIIVCTQYMKREVTKVLHMPSDKIDIVYNGIRAEKKHLDPDFDVLSFRQRFAQDDEKIVYYVGRITYEKGIVRLLQAAPLVIQALGGQVKFVIIGTGQLEPLQRQAKELGIWDYCCFTGFMPDEDLDKFQTIADCAVFPSLYEPFGIVALESFAARVPVVVSDTGGLPEVVDHGRTGVVTTTNDALSLAQGILEILKNPELAHQLVENAYQELEHRFRWSLLAEQTEKIYQRVVQERSQVNW, encoded by the coding sequence ATGAAAATATTGGTGTTGACCTGGGAATTTCCCCCTCGCATTGTAGGTGGTATTGCCCGTCATGTGGCTGAACTTTACCCAGAACTGGTGAAACGAGGGCATGAAATCCATATCGTGACCGTTCAGTTTGGAGAAGCGCCAGCCTATGAAGAGGTCGAAGGGGTTCAGGTTCATCGCGTGATCGTGGGAGAAGGCCATAACTTTTTCCATTGGGTTGGACGGATGAACGAGAGTATGGGGAGTTTTGGGGGGCAGTTGTTGATCCAGAAGCGCCCCTTTGATATCATCCATGCCCATGATTGGCTGGTGGGAGATTCCGCGATCGCGCTCAAACATCATTTCCACATCCCCTTAGTTGCCACGATTCATGCAACCGAGTATGGGCGGAATAATGGCATCCATAACGACGTGCAGCGCCATGTCAGTGAAAAGGAGCGATTTTTGGCCCACGAGGCTTGGCGCATTATTGTTTGCACCCAGTACATGAAACGGGAAGTCACCAAGGTGCTACACATGCCGTCGGACAAAATTGATATTGTTTACAACGGCATTCGGGCAGAGAAAAAGCATCTTGATCCCGATTTTGACGTGCTGTCGTTTCGGCAACGATTCGCCCAAGACGACGAAAAAATTGTTTACTACGTTGGACGAATTACCTACGAAAAAGGCATTGTTCGGCTACTGCAAGCCGCGCCCTTGGTGATTCAAGCATTGGGGGGCCAGGTCAAATTTGTCATTATTGGAACCGGGCAACTGGAGCCGTTACAACGACAGGCGAAGGAACTCGGGATCTGGGATTATTGTTGTTTTACGGGGTTTATGCCCGATGAGGATTTAGATAAATTTCAAACGATCGCAGACTGTGCCGTGTTCCCCAGCTTGTATGAACCCTTTGGCATCGTCGCCTTGGAAAGTTTTGCGGCGCGGGTTCCCGTCGTGGTATCGGATACAGGCGGGTTACCGGAGGTCGTTGACCATGGCCGAACCGGGGTCGTGACGACGACGAATGACGCACTATCCCTGGCTCAGGGAATTTTAGAAATCCTCAAAAATCCAGAGTTAGCCCATCAATTGGTGGAAAATGCCTATCAAGAATTGGAGCATCGCTTCCGGTGGTCCCTGTTAGCGGAACAAACGGAAAAAATTTATCAACGAGTTGTACAGGAGCGATCGCAGGTGAATTGGTAA